From Thalassoglobus sp. JC818, one genomic window encodes:
- a CDS encoding peptidyl-prolyl cis-trans isomerase, which produces MSRILIILAVVSVFGCSGNRSYDVANPVVGPPPPRYDNAEQIARAADAQGVIQQASFDTEAPLSMTTVIARVNGTPILAGQVLEPYAAKLAQASKQLPAKEIRKAQEGIIKRELPPQIEQTIMVNEVKSKLTEDQLTAIDDQLDKFFDIEIEKMKAKAQVSNLAELEGALQQQGMSLVTLREMFGDRQLAGEYIKGRVTQDAPVTRAELLEEYNRRREEFAQPEQVKWQQLQVTFTTHGSRSRAGEVYNKAIAELKAGSEFTDLVKKYSDGPLKDAGGHWDWTQPQSIASVDVRKSLAELPVGSLSQTIETDKAFLVVKLTGHRPATYTPFEEVQEKIRKSLVDRRQEEQVEKIIAELKEQAVIETMFDEGFFGGGAILQ; this is translated from the coding sequence ATGTCCCGAATCCTCATCATCCTGGCGGTTGTTTCAGTCTTTGGTTGCTCCGGCAATCGTAGCTACGACGTGGCGAATCCCGTCGTTGGCCCGCCTCCTCCACGATATGACAACGCTGAGCAAATTGCTCGAGCTGCCGATGCGCAGGGAGTGATCCAGCAGGCGAGCTTCGATACCGAAGCTCCATTGTCGATGACCACCGTCATCGCTCGCGTGAATGGAACTCCTATCCTCGCCGGTCAGGTTCTCGAACCTTACGCAGCGAAACTCGCTCAGGCCAGCAAGCAACTGCCTGCGAAAGAAATTCGCAAAGCTCAAGAAGGAATCATCAAGCGGGAACTTCCTCCTCAGATTGAGCAGACCATTATGGTCAATGAGGTGAAGTCCAAATTGACCGAAGACCAGCTGACCGCAATCGATGATCAGCTCGACAAGTTTTTCGATATTGAAATCGAAAAAATGAAAGCCAAAGCACAGGTCAGCAATCTTGCAGAACTCGAAGGTGCTCTCCAGCAACAAGGTATGTCGCTCGTGACTCTGCGAGAAATGTTCGGCGACCGGCAGTTGGCAGGTGAATACATCAAAGGACGTGTGACTCAGGATGCTCCCGTCACACGAGCGGAACTGCTCGAAGAATACAATCGACGACGTGAAGAATTTGCTCAACCGGAACAGGTCAAGTGGCAGCAGCTGCAAGTGACATTCACCACGCATGGCTCCCGCAGTCGGGCCGGTGAGGTTTACAACAAAGCGATTGCTGAATTGAAAGCCGGTTCGGAATTCACGGACCTGGTCAAGAAGTATTCCGACGGTCCACTAAAAGATGCCGGGGGACACTGGGATTGGACCCAGCCTCAGAGCATCGCCAGTGTTGACGTCCGAAAATCTCTGGCGGAACTTCCTGTGGGAAGTCTGAGCCAGACCATTGAAACAGACAAAGCGTTCCTGGTGGTCAAGCTGACCGGCCATCGTCCTGCAACTTACACCCCGTTTGAAGAAGTGCAGGAAAAGATCCGGAAGTCGCTCGTCGACCGACGCCAGGAAGAACAAGTGGAAAAGATCATTGCCGAACTCAAAGAGCAGGCGGTGATCGAAACGATGTTCGATGAGGGATTTTTCGGTGGCGGAGCCATTCTTCAGTAA
- a CDS encoding CatB-related O-acetyltransferase encodes MQRSAFSGLFKKLSRVPGLRRWSVEKALKFEGGPYFSLTAREIMRDVYGVEIGDYSYGDCFVTNQFPPGTVIGRYVSIAAGVKVFKRNHPVDRVPMHPFYYNSKLGFVQEDTIPSGQLWIGHDSWIGSGVTIVGNCNRVGIGAILAAGAVVTKDVPDFAIVGGNPAKVIRYRFSEETIQALLAGKWWEMNCDEVANQMPRILQPVESEELAHHPFLEDSQVEQMSRESSSVEPSNS; translated from the coding sequence ATGCAGCGATCAGCATTCTCCGGTCTCTTCAAGAAGCTGAGCCGAGTGCCCGGCCTCCGTCGCTGGAGTGTCGAGAAAGCCTTGAAGTTCGAAGGCGGTCCCTATTTTTCGCTCACAGCGAGAGAAATCATGCGGGACGTTTACGGTGTTGAGATTGGGGACTATTCTTACGGAGACTGTTTCGTCACGAATCAATTTCCGCCGGGAACAGTCATTGGGCGATACGTTTCCATCGCGGCAGGCGTCAAGGTCTTCAAGCGAAATCACCCTGTCGATCGGGTGCCGATGCATCCGTTTTATTACAACTCCAAGTTGGGGTTCGTCCAGGAAGATACAATCCCTTCCGGGCAACTGTGGATTGGTCACGACTCGTGGATTGGCTCGGGAGTGACGATCGTCGGGAACTGTAATCGAGTGGGGATTGGAGCCATTTTGGCTGCCGGAGCGGTCGTTACGAAAGATGTTCCGGACTTTGCGATCGTCGGCGGGAATCCCGCGAAGGTCATCCGCTATCGATTTTCCGAAGAGACTATTCAAGCCTTGCTGGCTGGAAAATGGTGGGAAATGAACTGCGATGAAGTCGCCAACCAAATGCCTCGCATTCTTCAACCCGTCGAATCGGAAGAACTAGCTCATCATCCGTTCCTCGAAGATTCGCAAGTTGAACAGATGAGTCGGGAATCTTCCTCAGTTGAACCTTCGAACAGCTGA
- the mfd gene encoding transcription-repair coupling factor — translation MPGQKHEIRELPDLVQTLSVVDSFQAVVDALRRGSSGTIDGAWGSSCALVAAAIAQSAPGPLVIVLPRISEVEDHALDVASFLEDSPVIFPAWEALPKEHSVSDSVFGARLRVLQSMESGACPKIIVTTLPALLQPVPARSERESSTRLLKIGETIDSDELLKWLVDRGFERVPAIEKPGEFAVHGGIIDLFPPDAIDPIRMELFGDEIDSLRLFDVETQRKVQDLKESRLVAVAPADETASEPLGTASFLDSLPDNSWIMISELTDLVDEGKKYLQRLENPRGLYSVDATLAKCTEKPTVSVAALSEASFEITSHLQIESTERFSGPKNEVIQELATVVGAEEQVLIACHNEGERQRLSELIQEEDAELFKRVRLCIGAVTQGYRLVFANTVVLSDNELFNRVHVRAPAKSKNKRIASRAIDSFLDLNEGDLVVHLTHGIGRYLGMKLLDQEGEQEEHLIIEFRDGVRIFVPVTLIHLVQKYIGASKGAPRLSKIGGSTWAKNKKKVADAVSDMASDMLKLQAQRAMLTGMACPPDSRWQQEFDTSFPFVETNDQSLAIDDIKRDLMDLKPMDRLICGDVGFGKTEVAMRAAFKMVDAGRQVAVLVPTTVLAQQHYRSFVSRMADFPIQIDVLSRFKTKGEQRKLLKKLQEGCVDIVIGTHRIVQQDVQFRNLGLLIVDEEQRFGVAAKEMLKQLRLNVDVLTLSATPIPRTLHLSLLGIRDISNLTTPPQERLPIETRICRWDGDLIRSAVMREFNRGGQVYFVHNRVYDIRKIADRLQQIIPEAEIVIAHGQMGPEELEENMVKFVNGKADILVATTIIESGLDIPTANTMFIHQAENYGLADLHQLRGRVGRDKHRAYCYLLVGEGKTLSTVAARRLKAIEEFSELGAGFKISMRDLEIRGAGNILGTEQSGHISTVGYELYCQLLENSVRRLKDLPERESPHVNLDIPVTAYLPSSYIPPGRHKIDVYRKLSSVATLKELQEVTDEIRDRFGPIPDEGTQFISMKELELYAYQWGVDQIRLEEDRFAVLSYSDTQRIHTLAGRLKKKLRIVDRQNAYLVLPKKGLQGVDLVEFLKSVLR, via the coding sequence ATGCCCGGCCAAAAGCATGAAATCCGGGAGTTGCCGGATCTTGTTCAAACGCTGAGTGTCGTTGATTCGTTCCAAGCTGTCGTCGATGCACTCCGACGCGGCTCGAGCGGGACAATCGACGGTGCGTGGGGATCATCGTGCGCACTGGTGGCTGCTGCGATTGCTCAATCTGCCCCGGGACCGCTCGTTATTGTGCTTCCGCGAATCAGCGAAGTCGAAGACCACGCACTCGATGTGGCTTCCTTTCTCGAAGATTCGCCGGTGATCTTTCCAGCATGGGAAGCACTTCCAAAGGAACACTCGGTCTCGGATTCGGTGTTTGGAGCGAGGCTGCGAGTTCTTCAATCGATGGAATCCGGAGCCTGTCCGAAGATCATCGTTACGACGCTTCCGGCGCTGTTGCAACCTGTCCCAGCACGTTCTGAGCGGGAGTCATCGACCCGGTTGTTGAAAATCGGGGAGACAATTGACTCAGACGAGCTTCTGAAATGGCTTGTCGATCGAGGTTTCGAGCGCGTCCCCGCCATCGAAAAGCCGGGGGAATTCGCGGTCCACGGGGGGATTATTGATCTTTTTCCCCCGGATGCCATCGACCCGATTCGCATGGAGTTGTTCGGCGACGAGATTGACTCCTTGCGACTCTTCGACGTTGAAACCCAGCGCAAGGTTCAAGACCTGAAAGAATCGAGGCTCGTCGCGGTTGCCCCAGCTGATGAGACCGCTTCCGAGCCGTTGGGCACAGCGAGTTTTCTGGATTCGTTGCCAGACAACAGCTGGATCATGATCTCGGAACTTACCGATCTGGTCGACGAAGGTAAGAAGTACCTTCAGCGGCTTGAGAATCCGCGTGGGCTCTACAGCGTCGATGCCACTTTGGCGAAGTGTACGGAAAAGCCGACGGTGTCTGTCGCGGCACTCTCCGAAGCCAGTTTTGAGATTACCAGTCACTTACAGATTGAGTCGACGGAGCGATTTTCCGGGCCGAAGAATGAGGTCATTCAAGAGCTCGCCACAGTTGTCGGGGCTGAAGAACAGGTTCTCATTGCATGCCACAACGAAGGTGAGCGGCAACGTCTTTCTGAGTTGATTCAAGAAGAGGATGCGGAACTCTTCAAGCGTGTACGGCTTTGCATCGGAGCGGTCACTCAAGGGTACCGACTCGTCTTCGCGAATACGGTCGTCCTCAGTGACAACGAACTCTTTAACCGTGTGCATGTGCGGGCACCGGCGAAGTCGAAAAACAAACGGATTGCCAGTCGTGCGATCGACAGTTTTCTCGATCTCAACGAGGGTGATCTGGTTGTCCATCTGACACATGGCATCGGTCGCTATCTTGGGATGAAACTTCTCGATCAGGAAGGCGAACAGGAAGAGCATCTGATTATTGAATTCCGGGATGGAGTGCGGATTTTCGTGCCCGTCACGTTGATTCATCTCGTACAGAAATACATCGGTGCGTCGAAAGGTGCGCCAAGGCTTTCGAAGATTGGAGGTTCGACCTGGGCGAAGAACAAAAAGAAGGTCGCCGATGCCGTGTCCGACATGGCTTCGGACATGTTGAAGCTGCAAGCTCAGCGAGCGATGTTGACAGGAATGGCGTGCCCTCCTGATTCCCGCTGGCAGCAGGAGTTTGATACGTCATTTCCGTTCGTTGAAACCAACGATCAATCGCTGGCAATTGACGACATCAAACGCGACTTGATGGACTTGAAACCGATGGATCGCCTCATCTGCGGTGACGTTGGTTTCGGCAAGACTGAAGTCGCGATGCGGGCGGCCTTCAAGATGGTCGATGCTGGTCGGCAGGTGGCGGTGCTTGTCCCGACGACCGTTTTGGCGCAGCAACACTATCGGTCATTCGTCTCTCGAATGGCTGATTTTCCGATTCAGATCGATGTTCTATCTCGATTCAAGACCAAAGGCGAGCAGCGAAAACTTCTGAAGAAACTTCAGGAAGGCTGCGTAGATATCGTCATTGGAACGCATCGCATTGTTCAGCAGGATGTCCAGTTCCGAAACCTCGGGCTGTTGATTGTCGATGAAGAGCAGCGTTTTGGTGTGGCTGCCAAGGAGATGTTGAAGCAACTGCGCTTGAACGTGGACGTGCTGACGTTGAGTGCGACACCCATTCCGCGAACGCTGCATCTATCGCTGTTGGGGATTCGAGACATCTCGAATTTGACGACTCCTCCGCAAGAACGTCTGCCGATCGAAACTCGAATCTGTCGTTGGGATGGCGATCTGATTCGTTCAGCAGTGATGCGAGAATTCAATCGCGGCGGGCAAGTCTATTTCGTCCACAATCGCGTGTACGACATCCGCAAGATCGCGGACCGATTGCAGCAGATTATTCCCGAAGCGGAAATTGTGATTGCTCACGGTCAGATGGGTCCGGAAGAGCTTGAAGAGAACATGGTCAAGTTCGTCAACGGCAAAGCAGATATCCTCGTTGCGACGACAATCATCGAAAGCGGGCTCGATATTCCGACGGCCAATACGATGTTCATTCATCAGGCGGAGAACTACGGGCTGGCGGACTTACATCAGTTGCGGGGACGCGTCGGACGAGACAAACATCGGGCTTATTGCTACCTACTCGTAGGCGAAGGCAAAACGCTTTCGACCGTCGCAGCCCGGCGACTCAAGGCGATCGAAGAATTCAGCGAGTTGGGAGCGGGCTTCAAGATCTCGATGCGGGATCTCGAAATTCGCGGGGCAGGCAACATTCTGGGGACTGAGCAGAGCGGGCACATCTCGACGGTCGGTTACGAGTTGTATTGTCAGTTGCTCGAGAACTCAGTGCGTCGACTGAAAGATCTTCCGGAGCGAGAGAGTCCGCATGTCAATCTCGACATTCCAGTGACTGCGTACTTGCCCAGTTCCTATATTCCCCCCGGACGACACAAGATCGACGTGTATCGGAAACTTTCGTCAGTGGCGACGCTCAAAGAACTGCAGGAAGTGACCGACGAAATTCGCGACAGATTCGGGCCAATTCCCGACGAAGGCACGCAATTCATTAGTATGAAAGAACTTGAGTTGTACGCCTATCAATGGGGCGTCGATCAGATTCGCCTTGAAGAGGACCGGTTCGCAGTCTTGAGCTACTCTGATACGCAGCGAATTCACACTCTGGCAGGACGGTTGAAAAAGAAGCTGAGGATCGTCGACCGGCAGAATGCGTACCTTGTCTTGCCGAAAAAGGGCCTTCAGGGGGTAGATTTAGTCGAGTTTCTAAAATCCGTGTTGCGTTAA
- a CDS encoding TIGR04282 family arsenosugar biosynthesis glycosyltransferase: MNILAIFMKHPEPGKVKTRLGQEIGFEEAAELYRAFQLDFLDSTHQISDQRVIAFSPVTPESRKFFTEHADENDLLWEQPDATLGERLIQVFDEFLNEANRVVVIGSDSPSLPNGLIEQAFRQLETSDVVLGPACDGGYYLVGQRIHCSEMFSNISWSEPVVLSQTVERIRNTPRSLSLLNPWYDVDSLDDLQTLSGHLTAMEASNTIENFPTRTAELTRKLLAEL; the protein is encoded by the coding sequence ATGAACATCCTGGCCATCTTCATGAAGCACCCGGAGCCCGGCAAAGTCAAAACGCGACTCGGTCAGGAAATCGGATTCGAAGAAGCTGCAGAACTCTATCGAGCCTTTCAACTCGACTTTCTCGATTCGACGCATCAGATCAGTGATCAACGAGTGATCGCCTTCTCACCTGTCACTCCGGAATCCCGGAAATTCTTCACCGAACACGCGGACGAAAACGACCTGCTCTGGGAACAACCCGATGCAACACTCGGAGAGCGGCTGATCCAAGTCTTCGACGAATTTCTCAATGAGGCCAATCGCGTCGTCGTGATTGGTTCGGACAGCCCGTCGCTACCCAATGGCTTGATCGAGCAAGCGTTTCGACAACTCGAAACTTCGGACGTTGTCCTCGGCCCAGCTTGCGATGGCGGATACTACCTCGTCGGACAGCGGATTCACTGTTCGGAGATGTTCAGCAATATTTCCTGGAGCGAACCGGTAGTTCTCTCTCAGACAGTCGAGAGAATTCGAAACACTCCGCGATCGCTCAGCCTGCTCAATCCGTGGTACGACGTGGATTCGCTCGACGATCTTCAGACTTTGAGCGGACACCTGACTGCAATGGAAGCTTCGAACACAATCGAGAACTTTCCGACTCGCACAGCCGAATTGACTCGCAAGTTGCTGGCCGAACTCTGA
- a CDS encoding FAD-dependent oxidoreductase produces MTDRIASRFLMLIACIFVANHLPAERVYSDDYDVVVYGGTSAAITSAVQVKKMGGSVVVVSPDIHLGGLSSGGLGWTDTGNKAVIGGLAREFYHRVWKKYQEPDNWKWQPRDSYGNQGQGTPAIDGAQRTMWIFEPHIAEEVFDDFVKDYDIPVIRDEWLDRENGVTVVEGKIQSIRTLSGKTYTGRMFIDATYEGDLLAAAGVDYHVGRESNETYGEQWNGIQVGVFHHGHWFRDPVDPYVVPGDPSSGLLPRISSEPPGKKGDGDHRVQAYCYRMCLTNHEENRVPFPKPEGYDPAQYELLLRVFATGWREGFNKFDPIPNYKTDTNNHGPFSTDNIGYNYDYPEATYERRKEILREHEQYQKGLMYFVCNDPRVPEDVRTKMSNWGLAGDEFTDNGNWPHQIYVREARRLIGDYVITEHNCLGTKETTDPVGMGSYTLDSHNVQRYVTEEGFVQNEGDLGVRTPPYQISYRALVPKKNQCTNLLVPVCLSCSHIAFGSIRMEPVFMILGQSAATAGMLAIQDDLAVQDVSYQTLSRQLLDDGQVLEYDSPQTTNIKRFNKKDFPGTIVDIEEAGIPNGWVISMSTSGFLGNSYLHDGNDKDRDREITFQVPITESGKYTVAVSYTAHPNRATNVPVTITTSDGQKTVLVNQRKQPAHDSIFHKVGTYEFDTPTAKIQISTKETDGHVIVDAVQLIPVE; encoded by the coding sequence ATGACTGACCGGATTGCTTCCCGTTTCCTGATGTTGATCGCCTGCATTTTCGTGGCGAATCACCTGCCGGCCGAACGTGTTTACTCGGACGACTACGACGTCGTGGTGTACGGTGGAACGTCCGCTGCGATTACTTCGGCAGTGCAAGTCAAGAAAATGGGGGGATCGGTCGTTGTGGTTTCGCCTGACATTCACCTCGGTGGATTGAGTTCGGGAGGCCTTGGCTGGACAGACACCGGAAACAAAGCGGTGATCGGTGGACTGGCTCGTGAGTTTTACCACCGAGTCTGGAAAAAGTACCAAGAGCCAGACAACTGGAAATGGCAGCCTCGCGATTCCTATGGGAACCAAGGCCAGGGAACACCAGCCATTGACGGTGCCCAGCGCACGATGTGGATTTTCGAACCACATATCGCGGAAGAAGTCTTCGATGATTTTGTCAAAGATTACGACATCCCAGTCATCCGTGATGAATGGCTTGATCGTGAAAATGGCGTGACGGTCGTTGAAGGTAAGATTCAGTCAATCCGCACGCTGAGCGGAAAGACCTATACGGGCCGCATGTTCATTGATGCGACTTACGAAGGCGATCTACTGGCCGCAGCTGGCGTTGATTATCACGTCGGTCGTGAGTCGAATGAGACCTACGGAGAACAGTGGAACGGAATTCAAGTCGGCGTCTTTCATCATGGCCACTGGTTCCGTGACCCGGTCGATCCGTACGTTGTCCCCGGAGATCCCAGCAGCGGACTGCTACCGCGAATCAGTTCCGAACCTCCCGGGAAGAAGGGAGACGGCGATCATCGCGTGCAAGCATACTGCTACCGAATGTGTCTCACGAACCACGAGGAGAATCGCGTCCCGTTTCCAAAACCAGAAGGATACGACCCAGCGCAGTATGAGTTGCTGTTGCGCGTCTTCGCGACTGGTTGGAGAGAGGGTTTCAACAAGTTCGATCCAATTCCGAATTACAAAACCGACACAAACAACCACGGGCCATTCAGCACCGACAACATTGGATACAACTACGATTACCCCGAAGCGACTTACGAACGCCGCAAGGAAATTCTTCGCGAGCACGAACAGTACCAGAAAGGTCTGATGTACTTCGTCTGCAACGATCCCCGCGTTCCGGAAGATGTGCGAACGAAGATGTCCAACTGGGGGCTGGCAGGTGATGAATTCACTGACAACGGAAACTGGCCGCATCAGATTTACGTTCGCGAAGCGCGTCGATTGATCGGCGACTACGTAATCACCGAACACAACTGTTTGGGAACGAAAGAGACGACCGATCCAGTCGGAATGGGTTCGTACACGCTCGATTCTCACAACGTGCAACGCTATGTCACCGAGGAAGGATTCGTTCAGAACGAAGGCGATCTCGGAGTTCGAACTCCTCCGTATCAGATCTCCTATCGAGCACTGGTTCCGAAAAAAAACCAGTGTACGAATCTGCTCGTCCCGGTTTGCTTGAGCTGTTCGCACATTGCATTCGGATCAATTCGAATGGAACCTGTCTTCATGATCCTCGGTCAATCCGCTGCGACGGCGGGAATGCTGGCCATTCAAGATGACCTGGCTGTTCAAGATGTCTCTTATCAAACCCTCTCTCGCCAACTGCTCGACGACGGACAGGTTCTAGAGTACGACAGCCCACAAACGACCAACATCAAACGGTTCAACAAGAAGGATTTTCCGGGGACCATTGTCGATATCGAAGAAGCTGGCATTCCCAACGGATGGGTTATCAGCATGTCAACGTCAGGCTTTCTCGGGAACAGTTATCTGCATGACGGAAATGATAAAGACCGCGATCGAGAGATCACTTTTCAAGTCCCGATTACCGAATCAGGCAAGTACACCGTCGCCGTCAGCTACACCGCTCATCCCAATCGGGCAACGAATGTCCCGGTTACGATCACGACGTCCGATGGACAGAAAACTGTTCTCGTCAATCAACGAAAACAACCAGCACACGATTCGATCTTTCACAAAGTCGGAACGTATGAGTTCGACACCCCGACAGCCAAGATTCAAATCAGCACGAAAGAGACAGACGGTCACGTGATCGTCGACGCGGTCCAACTCATTCCAGTTGAGTAA
- the murJ gene encoding murein biosynthesis integral membrane protein MurJ gives MSSEEPATEPRLPSSHSDSGVVRNLRMISLCTLLSRVLGLARDIVMASLFGAGTILDLFVVAFRLPNLTRQLFGEGALTAAFLPVFLRDRTEHGDLVARDTMTAVAIALSSFLSLFVLLAEGVLIWFLVTADLSESTTLLLQLLAILLPYLVLICTAALLSAGLHALQVFLWPALVPVVLNVFWLTGAFIAVQTTSVPEIRVKIVSLAILIAGTVQLALPMSALLWIGMGPTRSWRRQWHRVREVMWTMLPVVAGTTVIQCNAVLDSLMAWGLSRPDGGGPAPLESFGLPALLPAGTASELYIGQRMYQFPLGVFGVALGTVLYPLMAQHAQSGDLTALRKTLGRGLRLTATIAVPASAGLFLLATPLTNLMFRHGEFTEEDVQMTARMISIYGAGVWAYISLTILNRAFYALGDRISPMWFGIVTLVLNFLLNVVFVVLFRGAGLALGSVVATAIQVLMTVWLLNRRTSGLPWGEIGKTTSRTILATTLMVLVCLLSSSLLPAGVGMATYAVRLIVPLLAGILTYVVAGRIVGLSEIDEFLKAAERDSEPV, from the coding sequence ATGTCCTCAGAGGAGCCTGCAACCGAGCCTCGCCTCCCGTCGTCTCATTCGGATTCAGGAGTTGTCCGCAATCTGCGAATGATCAGCTTGTGTACATTGCTCAGCCGTGTGCTCGGATTGGCTCGCGACATTGTGATGGCCTCCCTGTTCGGGGCGGGAACCATTCTCGATTTGTTTGTCGTTGCCTTCCGATTGCCGAACCTCACTCGCCAGTTATTTGGGGAAGGAGCACTAACCGCAGCCTTTCTTCCGGTCTTTTTGCGAGATCGAACTGAGCATGGTGACCTTGTCGCTCGCGACACCATGACGGCGGTCGCGATTGCACTCTCTTCATTTCTTTCGCTCTTCGTGCTTCTCGCGGAAGGAGTGTTGATCTGGTTTCTTGTGACGGCTGATCTTTCGGAATCAACAACATTACTGCTTCAGCTTCTGGCGATTTTGCTTCCTTATCTCGTGCTCATTTGCACTGCTGCACTCCTCTCTGCCGGGCTGCATGCGCTTCAGGTCTTTCTCTGGCCGGCTCTGGTGCCTGTGGTTCTGAACGTCTTCTGGCTCACTGGAGCTTTCATCGCGGTCCAAACGACGAGTGTTCCGGAAATTCGTGTGAAAATTGTTTCTCTCGCGATTTTGATTGCAGGCACGGTGCAGCTCGCACTTCCGATGAGCGCGTTGCTGTGGATCGGAATGGGACCGACTCGAAGCTGGCGACGTCAGTGGCATCGCGTCCGAGAGGTGATGTGGACGATGTTGCCCGTCGTGGCTGGCACGACTGTCATTCAATGCAATGCAGTTCTAGACAGCTTGATGGCCTGGGGATTGTCTCGACCTGATGGAGGCGGACCGGCTCCGCTTGAATCGTTTGGGCTTCCGGCACTATTGCCTGCCGGAACAGCGAGCGAGTTGTATATCGGTCAGCGAATGTATCAGTTTCCGCTAGGGGTCTTTGGCGTGGCTCTCGGAACGGTTTTATATCCGCTGATGGCGCAGCATGCGCAATCTGGAGATTTGACGGCGCTTCGGAAAACTCTCGGAAGAGGGTTGCGTCTGACTGCCACGATCGCGGTGCCTGCCAGCGCCGGGTTGTTTCTCCTCGCGACTCCTCTGACAAACTTGATGTTTCGACACGGAGAGTTCACCGAAGAAGACGTTCAGATGACTGCCCGGATGATTTCAATCTACGGAGCAGGGGTGTGGGCGTACATTAGTTTGACGATTCTCAATCGCGCGTTTTACGCCTTGGGAGATCGGATTTCGCCGATGTGGTTTGGAATTGTAACGCTCGTTCTGAATTTCCTCCTGAATGTCGTGTTCGTTGTTTTGTTTCGAGGTGCAGGGCTGGCTTTGGGAAGTGTCGTCGCGACAGCGATTCAAGTCTTAATGACGGTCTGGCTCCTCAATCGAAGAACGAGCGGGCTGCCTTGGGGAGAAATCGGGAAGACGACTTCGCGGACGATTCTCGCAACCACGTTGATGGTGTTGGTCTGTCTGCTCTCTTCGAGTCTTCTGCCAGCAGGAGTCGGGATGGCGACTTACGCTGTCCGGCTGATCGTGCCGCTGCTGGCTGGCATTTTGACGTATGTGGTCGCTGGGCGTATCGTGGGTCTCAGTGAAATTGATGAGTTCCTTAAAGCAGCGGAGCGCGACAGTGAACCCGTCTGA
- a CDS encoding NAD(P)-dependent oxidoreductase produces the protein MQVGVTGATGFIGRYLVHELVEAGHTCLCWSRPSSDRGGFEEIADSITWMDGSLGDGQERAFVSECDAIAHAALFHPSGTFMGGEGDLIQFCDINLMGTLKLIEAAFQASIKRFVFVSTCAVHDVILDDRPLDETHPLWMKSHYGAHKAAIEMFVHSYGLGQGMPICAVRPTGVYGVNRPVENSKWAALVQAIMNGEPVHCSRGGKEVHAADVAKAINVCLKADEEEIKGRAFNCYDRYISQFDVATLAKSLTGSTSEITGGQTSPKNQIETNRLRELGMNFGGTTLFERTIEELIAGLKA, from the coding sequence ATGCAAGTCGGAGTCACCGGAGCAACAGGATTTATCGGGCGGTATCTGGTTCATGAGTTGGTTGAGGCTGGGCACACCTGTCTCTGCTGGTCTCGGCCGTCGAGCGATCGCGGAGGATTCGAAGAGATTGCCGACTCAATCACCTGGATGGACGGTTCGCTGGGAGATGGACAGGAACGAGCGTTTGTCTCTGAATGCGATGCGATCGCACATGCCGCTCTGTTTCACCCGAGCGGAACCTTCATGGGTGGCGAAGGAGACTTAATACAGTTCTGCGACATTAATCTGATGGGAACCCTCAAGCTGATCGAAGCAGCCTTTCAGGCATCCATTAAACGATTCGTGTTCGTGTCGACCTGCGCAGTTCACGATGTCATTCTCGACGACCGACCTCTCGACGAAACTCATCCACTCTGGATGAAGAGCCACTACGGCGCACATAAAGCAGCGATCGAGATGTTCGTTCACAGCTACGGACTCGGCCAGGGAATGCCCATCTGTGCCGTCCGACCGACAGGTGTTTATGGCGTCAATCGACCAGTTGAGAACAGCAAATGGGCCGCGTTGGTTCAAGCGATCATGAATGGCGAACCGGTTCACTGCTCTCGCGGAGGAAAGGAAGTCCACGCTGCCGATGTCGCGAAGGCAATCAACGTCTGTTTGAAGGCCGACGAAGAAGAGATCAAAGGCCGCGCGTTCAATTGCTATGACCGATATATCTCACAGTTCGACGTCGCCACACTCGCCAAGTCGTTGACCGGAAGCACCAGTGAGATCACTGGCGGCCAAACCAGTCCGAAGAATCAGATCGAAACGAATCGCCTGCGCGAACTCGGTATGAACTTCGGCGGAACAACTCTCTTCGAACGCACGATTGAAGAACTCATCGCTGGACTGAAAGCCTAA